Proteins encoded in a region of the Candidozyma auris chromosome 7, complete sequence genome:
- a CDS encoding mitochondrial 37S ribosomal protein mS42, which translates to MFRRLGFTIRRATRGIHTVPILKNQSHYAKNGIEGLYSPEGFKTAWLDYQKFLTTNLTLQTVGTANETRTAYFILLNTAKQTTEQHTFHYASQAHNNHFFFQQLGDKEAVKHTRPSRFIMDRLADQDIPTLEEFKNSMLREAEKLNGQGWVFLVELPDKSMKIIRCNNDGTPYFYGKNQSLDMNGAVSEESFDALNALKEKGRNKELDLTLPLLALNVWDVSYLTDYGITGKTEYLSKVWDCINWEVINKRLFEI; encoded by the coding sequence ATGTTCCGCCGGCTAGGATTTACGATACGCCGAGCTACTCGTGGAATCCACACTGTTCCCATTTTAAAAAATCAGAGCCACTATGCGAAAAACGGCATTGAAGGTTTGTACTCGCCGGAAGGCTTCAAAACCGCTTGGCTCGATTACCAGAAGTTTTTGACGACAAACCTCACGTTACAAACTGTGGGCACAGCCAACGAAACGAGAACAGCGTACTTCATCTTGTTGAACACAGCAAAGCAGACCACAGAGCAGCACACTTTCCATTACGCTTCTCAGGCCCATAACAaccatttcttcttccagcAGCTAGGTGACAAGGAAGCAGTGAAGCACACCAGGCCGTCCAGATTTATCATGGACCGTTTGGCGGACCAGGATATTCCTACTTTGGAGGAGTTCAAAAATAGCATGCTCAGGGAAGCGGAAAAGCTCAACGGCCAAGGTTGGGTTTTTTTGGTGGAGTTGCCTGATAAGTCGATGAAGATTATACGGTGCAACAACGACGGCACGCCATACTTTTATGGTAAGAACCAACTGTTGGACATGAACGGTGCTGTTTCGGAAGAGAGCTTTGATGCGTTGAATGCGCTCAAGGAAAAAGGCAGAAACAAGGAGCTTGATTTGACTTTGCCCCTTTTAGCGTTGAACGTGTGGGATGTGTCCTACTTGACAGATTATGGCATCACAGGCAAAACTGAATACTTGTCGAAGGTATGGGATTGCATCAATTGGGAAGTTATCAACAAGCGTTTGTTtgagatttga
- the TIP41 gene encoding Tip41p has product MSSPEQFSKPDHPPDPKVPPTSASQHGISAFHINQAREQVKLHTSGRLPPTASASAVARGPEHTANTVIQNTQDLHARVPLRNPSLGTTAAPNYSDPHHNHYTKAQVSVPAKSHNGKCENPQCGHCGTVIIPSPKASFPFEQNPSITVNDWSIYTMKGPILSSDELDHLNDTRFEFPLPEMIFGNNHVRLVNDKTGAAIEFNTLDALDSLNEEADFKVSYYEEWLSTRPKAKADAVNKEALSGSGPASGSGSVSGSELESVKPYDWTYSTNYKGTLTKAQFKPTEKAIPVQKLLRPDPILFFDESILFEDELGDNGISMLSTKVRVMHSCLLLLCRFFLRVDDVAFRIRDTRVFIDFESNEVLREYKTQEASYDDMCQKLPRTADPKRHLRDAGWVSQNMPLVNREIEELVGESSKEASLQS; this is encoded by the coding sequence ATGTCTCTGCCAGAGCAATTCTCCAAACCCGATCACCCTCCAGACCCGAAAGTGCCTCCGACCTCGGCTTCGCAACACGGTATCAGCGCCTTCCATATAAACCAAGCAAGAGAACAAGTAAAGCTTCACACACTGGGCCGTTTACCGCCTACCGCTAGCGCCAGTGCTGTAGCCAGAGGTCCAGAACATACTGCAAACACAGTTATTCAGAATACCCAGGACCTTCATGCCAGAGTGCCCTTGAGGAACCCCTCTCTAGGTACTACAGCTGCTCCAAACTACAGTGATCCCCATCACAATCATTACACAAAGGCACAAGTTTCGGTGCCAGCGAAAAGTCACAATGGGAAATGTGAGAACCCACAGTGTGGCCATTGTGGCACTGTGATCATTCCTCTGCCGAAGGCGTCGTTTCCGTTTGAGCAGAACCCCTCGATTACAGTAAACGATTGGAGCATATACACGATGAAGGGTCCAATTCTCCTGCTGGACGAATTGGACCACTTGAATGACACGAGGTTCGAGTTTCCTTTGCCAGAGATGATATTTGGCAATAACCACGTGCGATTGGTCAACGACAAGACGGGCGCAGCTATTGAATTCAACACCTTGGATGCGTTGGACTCACTAAACGAAGAGGCCGATTTTAAGGTCAGTTACTATGAAGAGTGGCTCAGCACGCGGCCCAAGGCTAAAGCTGATGCCGTGAACAAAGAGGCTTTATCAGGATCCGGTCCCGCATCTGGGTCTGGCTCGGTATCGGGGTCAGAGCTTGAATCTGTGAAACCTTACGATTGGACCTACTCTACAAACTACAAGGGCACACTAACGAAGGCTCAATTTAAACCTACAGAAAAGGCTATTCCGGTGcagaagcttcttcgacCCGACCccatcttgttctttgaTGAGTCCATCTTGTTCGAGGACGAGCTAGGCGACAATGGCATTTCGATGCTCTCCACCAAAGTTAGAGTGATGCACCTGTGCTTGCTTCTCTTGTGTCGGTTCTTCTTGCGTGTGGATGATGTGGCCTTCAGAATCAGAGACACGAGGGTTTTCATTGACTTTGAGTCGAACGAAGTGTTGAGAGAGTACAAGACCCAGGAGGCTCTGTACGATGATATGTGCCAGAAACTACCCAGAACAGCTGATCCAAAGAGACATTTGCGGGACGCTGGTTGGGTCTCCCAAAACATGCCTCTAGTGAATCGTGAAATAGAAGAGCTCGTAGGTGAGCTGAGTAAAGAAGCCAGTCTACAGTCCTGA
- the GDE1 gene encoding glycerophosphocholine phosphodiesterase, with protein sequence MKFGKTFLSHQIPEWSVHYMNYKHLKKVIKTIDKFINYHTYSPLELPELISTVLSQFFYELDRDIERVSEFYNAKYNEYSRRTARIVHVLGYTNGKITHQVDTTDELDEIVSISLELRAIYRNLKWFGELNHKGFIKILKKLDKKLLYLTNLANDQLRVDASGSDEDNQENVPQVNLPNNNKEIYLTTRVDALPFANGVELQAGLDTINEILNQLGDQQIELENTLEAEKEVSKTTQNLNVLKIGGNRRYSFDKEFMENFYELIYQNEADKLIAELDALDWGQKSVKLFLSLLNKATLANSVTCTDRLFDYLVDFTKTHAAEVGDSNALFDSIDISGRNFFHQHVVSLGKKQLIKEQKQTNPGESSDIKRLYGNESGPDGSQLSPVRIDGLAHILQKVEKYPEYQSLLIAKDTYLRTPVHYAAQYGTKDVTSLLLEYMKKWNLIDPAIPIDSVEAWGDQEGLTPLHLSIIGKHPKTTANLLAVNSSPLSCPNLLLLATRLDCEDILRNLLECNLVDINYTDAENNEETALYVASKLNQLNTVKYLLQKGADTELGECVFGWTPIFIAAAEGFEDVVKTLIDYAARYDLVDDSGWLPMEHASLRGHLAVADLLKPSDDNLLLYNIDDPSKNTPRTHNPSSRNGSNTTSPFLHPTSEEMLMSTSSIEKLPESNRNAVNEVYRQFKQIDSSSTSNINNGGSNGHGRDRSRARSHSRSRSPASRRKMKPIKSFGHRYLAKGESLILITLGTTDLRDQSKPIDLNKISMSQSFFTELDTALSLVVTCRHKVTKDVIEAPVVVDLPLEDQHGSATDPITFKLDAGFCADDMVVNFDIVPTYQYPTSNLQNTHKGAMKGKILGRGVALLNSAYTKVGEKLRSLHNTITVPILELDSLEMLGTLKCEYMCAKSFDHHQISITRSDTYWKQLVSTRVIGHRGLGKNMNKRDSLQLGENTVESFIAAASLGASYVEFDVQLTKDHVPVIYHDFLVAESGVDIPMHALTEEQFLGLSEHEASTKKNAKFLSYDKVNNNLNITKNFALDDELLGKYNRPRSMSSYPSAPNFASRAEEDELDREFQSQISNRMKLTKTWKEKGFKGNARGLSVASNFVTLKRLFQKLPKNVGFNIELKYPMLDEAQHESMGEVAYDMNFYVDTILKTVYEENNSGRDILFSSFHPDICLLLSLKQPTMPILYLTEAGTEPMADIRASSLQNAIRFAKKWNLLGIVSNAKTLVKTPRLAQVVKSSGLVCVTYGVENNDPEACKIQMKAGVDAVIADSVLAVREGLRKEEEAVY encoded by the coding sequence ATGAAATTCGGCAAGACCTTCTTGTCCCACCAGATTCCAGAATGGTCGGTCCATTACATGAATTATaagcacttgaagaaagtgatcAAAACCATCGACAAATTCATCAACTACCACACCTACTCGCCCTTGGAGCTCCCGGAGCTTATTCTGACAGTCCTTTCCCAATTTTTTTACGAGCTTGATAGAGATATCGAAAGAGTGTCTGAATTTTACAACGCCAAGTATAATGAGTACTCCAGAAGAACCGCCCGGATTGTCCATGTGTTGGGCTACACCAATGGGAAAATCACCCACCAGGTCGACACCACagatgagcttgatgagatcgTGTCGATCTCGTTGGAGCTTCGTGCAATTTACAGGAACTTGAAGTGGTTCGGCGAGTTGAATCACAAGGgtttcatcaagatcttAAAGAAGCTCGATAAGAAGTTGCTCTACTTGAcaaacttggccaacgaCCAATTGCGTGTAGATGCGCTGGGCTCCGATGAAGACAATCAGGAGAACGTGCCCCAGGTGAATTTGCCTAATAacaacaaagaaatctACTTGACCACCAGAGTTGACGCTTTGCCCTTTGCCAACGGCGTCGAACTTCAGGCCGGCTTGGATACGATCAATGAGATCTTGAACCAATTGGGCGACCAGCAAATTGAGTTGGAGAATACCTTAGAGGCCGAGAAGGAGGTATCGAAAACAACGCAGAACTTGAACGTGTTGAAGATTGGTGGTAACAGGCGCTATTCATTCGATAAGGAGTTTATGGAGAACTTCTATGAGCTCATCTACCAGAACGAAGCAGACAAGCTTATTGCTGAGCTCGACGCTTTGGACTGGGGCCAAAAGTCTGTCAAGTTGTTTCTCTCGttgctcaacaaggccACTCTCGCTAACTCGGTAACGTGTACTGATCGCCTTTTCGATTATTTAGTCGATTTCACCAAAACGCACGCTGCAGAGGTGGGTGATAGTAATGCTTTGTTTGACTCAATAGATATTTCCGGCAGAAACTTCTTCCATCAACATGTTGTttctttgggcaagaagCAGCTAATCAAGGAGCAGAAGCAGACTAATCCTGGAGAATCGAGCGACATCAAGCGTTTGTACGGAAACGAGAGTGGACCTGACGGATCTCAGCTTTCCCCTGTTCGTATCGATGGTTTGGCTCACATCTTGCAGAAGGTAGAGAAATACCCTGAGTATCAAAGTCTCCTTATAGCCAAGGATACCTATTTACGAACACCTGTCCACTATGCTGCTCAATACGGTACCAAAGACGTCacttctttgcttttggaGTACATGAAAAAATGGAACTTGATTGATCCTGCTATTCCTATTGACCTGGTGGAAGCATGGGGTGACCAAGAAGGTTTGACTCCTTTGCACCTCTCTATCATTGGAAAGCATCCCAAGACGACAGCAAACCTTCTTGCTGTGAATAGTCTGCCTTTGTCGTGTCCAAACTTGTTGCTCTTGGCAACTAGGCTTGATTGTGAGGACATTCTTcgcaatcttcttgaatgtAATCTTGTTGACATCAACTACACTGATGCTGAGAACAATGAGGAGACTGCTCTTTATGTTGCTTCCAAGCTCAACCAATTGAACACTGTCAAGTACTTATTGCAAAAAGGTGCTGATACAGAATTGGGTGAGTGTGTTTTTGGATGGACACCTATTTTCATTGCTGCCGcagaaggttttgaagatgtcGTCAAGACCTTGATTGATTATGCAGCCAGATACGATTTGGTGGACGATTCTGGTTGGTTGCCTATGGAGCACGCTTCCTTGCGTGGTCATTTAGCTGTTGcagacttgttgaagcccTCCGACGACAACTTGCTTTTGTACAACATCGACGACCCTTCAAAGAATACCCCAAGAACTCACAACCcgtcttcaagaaatggaTCAAACACTACGTCGCCCTTCTTGCATCCAACTAGCGAGGAAATGCTCatgtcaacttcttctatTGAAAAGCTTCCAGAGCTGAACAGAAACGCTGTGAACGAGGTTTACCGTCAGTTCAAGCAGATCGACAGCAGCTCAACcagcaacatcaacaatggGGGTCTGAATGGTCATGGCAGAGACCGCTCGCGTGCCAGAAGTCATTCCAGATCAAGATCTCCTGCTAGCCGTCGTAAGATGAAACCCATCAAGTCCTTTGGTCATAGATACTTGGCTAAGGGTGAGctgttgatcttgatcACTTTAGGTACAACAGATTTGCGTGACCAGCTGAAACCTATTgatctcaacaagatctcCATGTCTCAGAGTTTCTTTACTGAACTTGATACTGCTCTTTCGTTGGTTGTCACTTGTCGTCATAAAGTTACAAAAGATGTGATCGAAGCTCCCGTTGTGGTTGATTTGCCATTGGAAGATCAGCATGGCAGTGCCACCGATCCAATCACATTTAAGCTCGATGCTGGCTTCTGCGCTGACGATATGGTGGTAAACTTTGACATCGTGCCAACGTATCAGTATCCTACGAGTAACCTTCAGAACACACACAAGGGTGCCATGAAGGGCAAGATTTTGGGCAGAGGTGTCGCTTTGTTGAATAGTGCTTACACGAAGGTGGGCGAAAAATTGCGTTCGCTTCACAACACTATCACCGTTCCAATTTTGGAATTGGACTCACTTGAGATGTTGGGCACTCTCAAATGTGAGTACATGTGCGCCAAGTCGTTCGACCACCATCAGATTTCCATCACTCGCTCTGACACTTATTGGAAGCAGTTGGTTTCCACAAGAGTTATAGGCCACAGAGGTTTGGGCAAAAACATGAACAAAAGAGACTCTTTACAGTTGGGTGAAAACACGGTCGAGTCTTTCATCGCCgctgcttctttgggtGCTTCGTACGTAGAGTTTGATGTCCAACTCACCAAAGATCATGTTCCTGTTATTTACCACGACTTTTTGGTTGCGGAGTCTGGTGTCGATATTCCAATGCATGCATTGACGGAAGAGCAGTTCTTGGGTCTCAGTGAGCATGAGGCATccacaaagaagaatgccAAATTTTTGAGTTAcgacaaggtcaacaacaacttgaacatcACAAAAAACTTCGCCCTTGATGACGAGCTTTTAGGAAAATACAACAGACCTAGATCGATGTCGTCGTACCCATCGGCGCCCAACTTCGCATCCAGAGCAGAGGAGGATGAGTTGGACAGAGAATTTCAGAGCCAGATATCCAACCGAATGAAGCTTACGAAAACTTGGAAGGAGAAGGGCTTCAAGGGTAACGCAAGAGGTTTGTCTGTTGCGTCGAACTTTGTCACCTTGAAAAGGCTATTCCAGAAATTACCCAAGAATGTTGGCTTCAACATCGAACTCAAGTACCCTATGTTGGATGAGGCTCAGCATGAGAGTATGGGAGAGGTTGCCTACGATATGAACTTCTATGTCGATACCATCTTGAAGACAGTTTACGAGGAGAACAATAGTGGAAGAGACATTTTGTTCTCGTCGTTCCATCCTGATATATGTCTCTTGCTCTCTTTGAAGCAGCCAACGATGCCGATTTTATACTTGACTGAAGCAGGCACTGAGCCTATGGCCGACATCAGAGCATCTTCGTTGCAAAACGCCATCAGATTTGCCAAAAAGTGGAATCTATTGGGTATTGTCAGCAATGCCAAAACGTTGGTCAAGACGCCTAGACTTGCCCAGGTTGTCAAGAGCTCCGGTTTGGTTTGCGTGACTTACGGCGTGGAAAACAACGATCCAGAGGCATGCAAGATCCAGATGAAGGCTGGTGTCGATGCTGTGATCGCTGACTCTGTGTTGGCGGTGAGAGAGGGACTTagaaaggaagaagaggcagTGTACTAG